Proteins encoded in a region of the Lathamus discolor isolate bLatDis1 chromosome Z, bLatDis1.hap1, whole genome shotgun sequence genome:
- the FAAP24 gene encoding Fanconi anemia core complex-associated protein 24, which translates to MTTKTNSPVAAGSIVVPYGHVIGNEKWRGSEIAQGLQGRIRLIFEDDLGLVDFHISNRICILYISEADLVAGDEFKRRLVRFRNASSLGGVVIVEKTQISDQYFLAVQKLVVLELGMVLLPVGNQGEASQLIIQLVREQSKDHSSNPFLHKQRSRLAEPSVFRTVQQIPGVGKTKALLLLQQFGSIHRLCNASVEELELVVGQTAAQQIYTFLCS; encoded by the exons ATGACAACGAAGACAAACTCTCCTGTGGCAGCAGGATCTATAGTTGTACCTTATGGGCATGTGATTGGAAATGAGAAGTGGAGAGGGTCAGAGATAGCCCAAGGGCTACAAG GGAGAATTAGACTCATCTTTGAAGATGACTTGGGACTTGTGGattttcatatttcaaacagaatttgcattttatatatttctgAAGCAGATTTGGTTGCAGGGGATGAATTCAAACGAAGATTGGTTCGGTTTAGAAAT GCCAGTAGTCTTGGGGGAGTTGTAATTGTAGAGAAAACTCAAATAAGTGATCAGTACTTCTTAGCAGTACAAAAGCTTGTTGTACTAGAACTTGGAATGGTGTTGCTTCCTGTGGGAAATCAAGGAGAAGCTTCTCAACTTATTATTCAGCTA gTCCGTGAACAAAGTAAGGATCACAGCAGTAACCCATTTCTCCATAAACAACGTTCTCGGCTGGCAGAGCCATCAGTGTTTCGGACAGTGCAACAAATTCCAGGAgttgggaaaacaaaagcactgcTTTTACTGCAACAGTTTGGAAGCATCCACCGACTTTGCAATGCATCCGTTGAAGAGCTTGAGCTAGTAGTTGGACAAACGGCAGCACAACAAATCTACACTTTTTTATGTTCTTGA